The Sphingomonas telluris genome includes a window with the following:
- a CDS encoding CarD family transcriptional regulator produces MAAKALSFDVGDYVVYPKHGVGRVVELQSTEIAGTRLDLYVLRFEKEKMTLRVPVLKADSVGMRKLSSDKTMKDALETLKGKPKVKRTMWSRRAQEYEAKINSGDLTSIAEVTRDLFRPDDAPEQSYSERQIFEAASSRLARELGAMEQTDEKAALAKILDILNKAAVIHHKPKEAANA; encoded by the coding sequence ATGGCTGCCAAGGCGCTTAGCTTCGACGTTGGCGATTATGTGGTGTACCCCAAGCACGGTGTTGGCCGCGTGGTTGAACTCCAGAGCACTGAAATCGCTGGCACCCGCCTCGACCTCTACGTGCTCCGTTTCGAAAAAGAGAAGATGACCCTGCGGGTCCCCGTCCTCAAGGCGGACTCGGTCGGCATGCGCAAGCTGTCGAGCGACAAGACCATGAAGGACGCGCTCGAGACCCTGAAGGGCAAGCCCAAGGTGAAGCGCACCATGTGGTCGCGTCGCGCCCAGGAATATGAGGCGAAGATCAATTCGGGCGACCTGACCTCGATCGCGGAAGTGACTCGCGACCTGTTCCGCCCGGACGACGCTCCGGAGCAGAGCTATTCCGAGCGTCAGATCTTCGAAGCCGCGTCCTCGCGCCTGGCGCGTGAGCTCGGCGCCATGGAGCAGACCGACGAGAAGGCTGCCCTGGCGAAGATCCTCGACATCCTCAACAAGGCTGCGGTGATCCACCACAAGCCGAAGGAAGCTGCGAACGCCTAA
- a CDS encoding head GIN domain-containing protein codes for MRKAIMVGLAAAAVSVVGCTEARSADAGPTTERDYKVGDFDRVELAGAYDANIRTGSAPSVHAKGGQNVLDRLIVEVKDGRLLIHPKDKHFNWGHGSRGKVELTVTVPTLRAAELAGAGNIHIDRVAGNSFDGAVAGAGDLRVEHVEVQSLKVSIAGAGNAHLMGGRAQQASYDIAGSGGIDAKGVQAETAAVSIAGSGDVDGHASKTASVSIMGAGDVRLTGGAKCSVSKAGAGNVSCS; via the coding sequence ATGCGCAAGGCGATCATGGTGGGATTGGCAGCAGCGGCAGTGAGCGTCGTCGGCTGCACCGAAGCACGCAGCGCGGACGCGGGCCCCACGACCGAGCGCGATTACAAGGTCGGCGACTTTGACCGGGTCGAGCTGGCGGGGGCCTACGACGCCAATATCCGAACGGGAAGCGCGCCGAGCGTTCACGCGAAGGGCGGGCAGAATGTCCTCGACCGGTTGATCGTCGAAGTGAAGGACGGGCGCTTGCTCATCCACCCCAAGGACAAGCACTTCAATTGGGGCCATGGCTCCCGCGGCAAGGTCGAGTTGACAGTCACCGTGCCGACGCTTCGCGCGGCCGAGCTTGCCGGGGCGGGCAATATCCACATTGATCGCGTCGCCGGGAACAGCTTTGACGGTGCGGTCGCCGGCGCCGGTGATTTGCGCGTCGAGCATGTTGAGGTTCAAAGTCTGAAAGTCAGCATCGCCGGCGCAGGCAATGCCCATTTGATGGGCGGTCGAGCCCAGCAAGCTTCCTATGATATCGCCGGGTCAGGCGGGATCGACGCGAAAGGCGTTCAGGCGGAAACGGCGGCCGTTTCGATCGCCGGCTCCGGCGACGTCGACGGCCATGCTTCGAAGACCGCGAGCGTCAGCATCATGGGTGCCGGCGACGTTCGGCTGACCGGCGGAGCGAAGTGCTCGGTGTCCAAGGCAGGAGCCGGGAACGTTAGCTGCTCCTAG